The following are from one region of the Nostoc cf. commune SO-36 genome:
- a CDS encoding serine/threonine-protein kinase, translating into MNRFSQKTTSSQESISQQTQLGQMCGSKKLFRDRYEILQILGRGGFGITFLAKDTVLPGNPLCVIKQLCPKVTNPQSWQKACTRFEKEARTLGKLGSHSQIPMLLDYFQANGEFFLIQEYVPGLTLAREVRQTGPKSEASVKQFLQELLPVLQYLHKNNVIHRDIKPQNLLRCQYDGRIVLIDFGAVKEQLADVCENSINKVANTNFIGTRGFAPPEQFSLRPVYASDIYALGVTCVYMLTGKSPLELDSDSKTGEICWQQQVNISNSFAQILAKMVKVTLDERFKTADEVIKALGNESYFPTLANCLTNQKFNNKSITQYETTQPENSDVYVPPIARTASAIRKWRARFKEIR; encoded by the coding sequence ATGAATCGTTTTTCCCAGAAAACAACGAGTTCTCAAGAAAGCATTTCACAGCAAACTCAACTTGGGCAGATGTGTGGCTCCAAAAAGCTATTTCGCGATCGCTATGAAATATTGCAAATTTTGGGGCGAGGTGGTTTTGGCATCACATTTTTAGCCAAAGATACCGTATTACCTGGGAACCCCCTATGTGTCATTAAACAGCTTTGTCCAAAAGTAACTAATCCCCAAAGTTGGCAAAAGGCATGTACACGCTTTGAAAAAGAAGCAAGAACCTTGGGTAAACTTGGTAGTCATTCGCAAATTCCCATGTTATTAGACTACTTTCAGGCGAATGGGGAGTTTTTTTTAATTCAAGAATACGTGCCGGGTTTAACTTTGGCACGAGAAGTACGGCAAACTGGGCCCAAAAGTGAAGCCTCAGTTAAACAGTTTTTGCAGGAATTATTACCTGTATTACAGTATCTTCATAAAAATAATGTGATTCATCGAGATATTAAACCCCAGAATTTATTGCGGTGTCAATATGATGGGCGGATAGTTTTGATTGATTTTGGTGCGGTGAAAGAGCAATTAGCTGATGTTTGCGAAAACTCAATCAATAAAGTTGCAAACACCAACTTTATCGGGACTAGGGGATTTGCGCCACCAGAACAGTTTTCTCTACGTCCAGTTTATGCCAGTGATATTTATGCACTGGGTGTAACTTGTGTTTATATGTTGACTGGCAAAAGTCCTTTAGAATTAGATTCGGATTCAAAGACTGGTGAAATATGTTGGCAACAACAGGTAAATATCAGCAACAGTTTCGCCCAGATTTTAGCAAAAATGGTGAAAGTTACCTTAGATGAGCGGTTTAAAACTGCCGATGAAGTGATCAAAGCTTTAGGTAATGAAAGCTATTTCCCTACTTTGGCTAACTGTCTAACTAACCAAAAATTCAATAATAAAAGTATTACACAATACGAAACGACACAACCGGAAAATTCTGATGTTTATGTGCCTCCTATAGCCAGAACTGCTAGTGCTATTCGCAAATGGAGGGC
- a CDS encoding 2Fe-2S iron-sulfur cluster-binding protein, whose amino-acid sequence MSRTYTIKVRDRATGKTYTLQVPEDRYILHTAEKQGVELPFSCRNGACTACAVRVLSGEIYQPEAIGLSPDLRRQGYALLCVSYPRSDLEVETQDEDEVYELQFGRYFARGKIKAGLPLDEE is encoded by the coding sequence ATGTCCCGTACATACACAATTAAAGTTCGCGATCGCGCCACTGGCAAAACATACACCCTACAAGTGCCAGAAGACCGCTATATCCTGCACACTGCCGAAAAACAAGGGGTGGAACTACCGTTTTCGTGCCGCAACGGGGCTTGTACCGCTTGTGCTGTGAGAGTGTTGTCAGGAGAAATTTACCAACCAGAAGCGATCGGATTGTCGCCAGATTTACGTCGGCAAGGTTATGCCTTGTTGTGTGTAAGTTATCCCCGTTCTGACTTGGAGGTAGAGACACAAGACGAAGATGAAGTTTACGAACTCCAGTTTGGACGCTATTTTGCTAGGGGGAAAATTAAAGCGGGTTTACCCTTAGATGAGGAATAA
- a CDS encoding thermonuclease family protein → MVGRLSVWVRKIAILACLLLLVSCQGKNQLPNNQAQVKVARVVSGQSLEVLGMAEQPNLISQVRLVGVDAPDLRQRPWGEAAKEQLESLIGDGEQSVMLEFDLEAKDKIGRTLAYVWKNKVLLNEELVKQGNAMFVGRSPNHKYDQRLERAQQWARLMGQGIWNPEKPMRLTPADFRRQNL, encoded by the coding sequence ATGGTTGGGCGTCTTAGTGTCTGGGTGCGAAAAATAGCTATTTTGGCTTGCTTATTGCTCTTAGTGAGTTGCCAAGGTAAAAACCAGCTGCCAAACAATCAGGCTCAAGTAAAAGTAGCGCGAGTTGTTAGTGGGCAAAGCTTGGAAGTGTTAGGCATGGCTGAACAACCAAATTTGATTTCCCAAGTAAGGTTAGTGGGTGTTGATGCACCAGATTTGCGACAGCGCCCTTGGGGGGAAGCAGCAAAAGAACAGTTAGAGAGTCTAATTGGTGATGGAGAACAATCAGTAATGCTGGAGTTTGATTTAGAAGCAAAAGACAAAATCGGGCGAACTCTAGCTTATGTATGGAAAAATAAGGTGTTGTTGAATGAAGAATTAGTCAAACAAGGGAATGCAATGTTTGTGGGGCGATCGCCTAACCACAAATATGACCAGCGTTTAGAACGTGCCCAACAATGGGCTAGACTCATGGGGCAAGGAATTTGGAACCCAGAAAAACCCATGCGCCTCACTCCTGCTGACTTTCGCCGCCAAAATCTTTGA
- a CDS encoding inositol monophosphatase family protein yields MTNLQLFLDIATEAALAAGAILQGYLGKLEDAITEKGRPGDLVTVADKASEKVILEILRRHFPQHSILAEESGKLGNQENEYLWAIDPLDGTTNYAHQYPFFAVSIGLLINGVPKVGVIYDPYHNELFRAGTGLGATRNRQPIKVSETSELNKSILVTGFAYDRRETSDNNYAEFSHLTHLTQGVRRSGSASLDMAYVACGRVDGYWERGLSPWDIAAGIILVQEAGGKVTAYDRTSVKIESGRILATNSYIHDSLSSELLRVPPLSSWV; encoded by the coding sequence ATGACAAATTTACAACTTTTTCTAGATATTGCTACAGAAGCGGCCTTAGCCGCAGGTGCTATTTTGCAAGGCTACTTGGGTAAGTTAGAAGACGCAATTACTGAAAAAGGACGGCCTGGTGATTTAGTCACTGTTGCTGATAAAGCCTCAGAAAAGGTGATTTTAGAAATTTTGCGCCGCCATTTTCCCCAGCACTCTATTCTGGCTGAAGAATCAGGGAAATTAGGTAATCAAGAGAATGAGTACCTCTGGGCAATAGATCCTCTAGATGGCACAACCAACTACGCTCATCAATACCCATTTTTTGCGGTTTCTATCGGGCTGTTAATTAATGGCGTTCCAAAAGTTGGTGTAATTTATGACCCTTATCACAACGAGTTATTCCGTGCTGGTACTGGTTTGGGAGCAACGCGAAACCGTCAGCCCATCAAGGTTTCAGAGACATCTGAACTGAATAAAAGCATACTAGTTACAGGATTTGCCTACGATCGCCGCGAAACCTCTGATAACAACTACGCAGAATTTAGTCACCTCACCCATCTTACCCAAGGTGTCAGACGTAGTGGTTCCGCATCGCTAGATATGGCTTATGTTGCCTGTGGGCGTGTCGATGGTTACTGGGAACGAGGGCTTTCTCCTTGGGATATTGCCGCCGGGATCATTTTGGTACAAGAAGCTGGAGGCAAAGTCACCGCCTACGATCGCACTTCTGTCAAAATCGAGTCAGGTAGAATTCTCGCCACAAATAGTTATATTCACGACTCCCTTAGTAGCGAACTTTTACGAGTTCCACCACTATCATCCTGGGTGTAG
- a CDS encoding J domain-containing protein yields MSFKIDRGLFKYDFIDHHAVLGVPVDADVKEIRKRYLQVARRLHPDSSFTETATQKELGNELLSKLVNPAYEKLSGERTRTEYILILSQIGKRLLQESTSVTLNTDLAKQLAESSNIDHFYKSAIAKLAQTQYDALEQALQVIAQASELNLVYLMRSAGKSSAAPPAQPKVQSSTPQPSTPKNTAPASVPTPAPAKEDSIVEQYVRRAQSLIDKNQFAPAKVELQDALKLEPKNSRCHSLIAMVYLKQNQLKMAKIHFDNALKLDPNDETALQWKPKIDKALGHQPSDHKVTSSPNNGDKQPDKSGSGLFGGLFGGKKK; encoded by the coding sequence ATGTCTTTCAAAATAGATCGTGGACTATTTAAATATGATTTCATAGATCATCACGCAGTATTGGGCGTTCCAGTGGATGCGGATGTTAAAGAGATTCGTAAACGCTACCTCCAAGTCGCTCGCCGTTTGCATCCAGATAGTAGTTTTACTGAAACTGCTACTCAAAAAGAGCTAGGCAACGAATTGTTATCAAAGTTGGTTAACCCAGCTTACGAAAAACTTTCTGGAGAACGCACTCGTACTGAATATATTCTAATTTTGTCGCAAATTGGCAAGCGCCTGCTACAAGAGTCTACTTCGGTAACTCTAAACACCGACTTGGCTAAACAGTTAGCTGAGTCATCTAATATCGATCATTTCTATAAAAGTGCGATCGCTAAACTAGCCCAAACCCAATATGATGCTTTAGAACAAGCCCTACAAGTCATTGCCCAAGCTAGTGAGTTGAATCTAGTTTATTTAATGCGGAGTGCGGGCAAATCATCCGCAGCCCCACCTGCTCAACCCAAAGTCCAATCAAGTACACCTCAGCCAAGTACACCAAAAAATACAGCACCAGCATCAGTACCAACACCAGCGCCAGCAAAAGAAGACTCGATTGTAGAACAGTATGTTCGTCGCGCTCAATCTTTGATTGACAAAAACCAATTTGCTCCAGCCAAAGTAGAGTTGCAGGATGCGCTAAAGCTAGAACCGAAAAATAGTCGCTGCCATAGCTTAATTGCAATGGTGTATTTGAAGCAAAATCAGCTAAAAATGGCAAAAATCCACTTTGATAATGCTCTAAAGTTAGACCCTAATGACGAAACGGCGTTGCAATGGAAGCCTAAAATAGATAAAGCTTTAGGACACCAACCTAGTGATCATAAGGTGACTTCATCCCCCAATAATGGAGATAAGCAACCAGATAAATCTGGTAGTGGTTTGTTTGGTGGTTTGTTTGGTGGGAAGAAAAAATAA
- a CDS encoding ATP phosphoribosyltransferase regulatory subunit — translation MVYQPAAGARDLLPLDVEKKRWIEDRLQQVFHRWGYHRIITSTLERMDTLMAGEAIQRQMVIQLQQNGEDDELGLRPELTASIARTVVTRMAGTTYPQRLYYNANVFRRTWESRHNRQQEFYQAGVELLGASGLLANAEVLLLVADCLAALGLQGWHLILGEAGITRSLLSAFPANLQDQVRSAIAHLDRITIDTLPLSDKLRDRAQIMLDLRGPSADVLQKVSSLDLDEEQQQAVNNLKSLVELLESEKKLPLILDLSLIQTIDYYTGIVFEVVKDTESQARVLGRGGRYDQLLGLYHPQGENIPGIGFVLNIEDLYQVLLSTQQLPQVTPASDWLVAPETASANAAAFAYAQKLRDSIDLVRVEIDLGGRDAEAIRQHARDRSIAQIAWIKADGSPKIEPLL, via the coding sequence ATGGTGTATCAACCAGCAGCGGGAGCCAGGGACTTATTACCCTTGGATGTGGAGAAAAAACGCTGGATTGAAGATCGGTTACAGCAGGTGTTTCACCGTTGGGGATATCACAGGATTATCACCTCGACGTTAGAGCGTATGGATACCCTGATGGCAGGGGAAGCAATTCAGCGTCAGATGGTGATTCAACTACAACAAAATGGCGAAGATGATGAATTAGGGCTACGTCCAGAATTAACAGCATCCATCGCTCGTACTGTTGTCACTCGGATGGCGGGTACTACTTATCCGCAACGCTTGTATTACAACGCCAATGTGTTTCGCCGCACTTGGGAAAGTAGACACAATCGCCAGCAAGAGTTTTATCAAGCTGGGGTGGAATTATTAGGTGCTAGCGGATTGCTGGCGAATGCAGAAGTACTGCTATTAGTAGCAGATTGTTTGGCAGCACTGGGTTTACAGGGATGGCATTTAATTTTAGGTGAAGCGGGAATTACGCGATCGCTCCTGAGTGCCTTTCCTGCTAATCTCCAAGATCAAGTTCGTAGTGCGATCGCTCATCTTGACCGGATTACTATAGATACTTTACCTCTGAGTGACAAACTGCGCGATCGCGCCCAAATCATGCTAGATTTGCGCGGCCCCAGTGCAGACGTGTTGCAAAAAGTTAGTAGTTTGGATCTAGATGAAGAACAGCAACAAGCAGTGAATAACCTCAAATCCCTAGTAGAATTACTAGAATCAGAGAAAAAACTGCCCTTAATCCTTGACCTCAGCCTCATCCAGACTATAGATTATTACACTGGTATTGTCTTTGAAGTTGTTAAAGATACCGAATCCCAAGCCAGAGTTTTAGGGCGTGGTGGTCGCTACGACCAGCTTTTGGGGCTATATCATCCCCAAGGAGAAAACATCCCCGGAATTGGTTTTGTACTCAATATCGAAGATTTATACCAAGTTTTGCTGTCTACTCAGCAATTACCACAAGTAACTCCAGCGAGTGACTGGTTGGTAGCACCAGAGACAGCCAGTGCTAACGCCGCCGCCTTTGCCTACGCGCAAAAACTCAGAGATTCGATCGATCTAGTGCGGGTAGAAATTGATTTGGGGGGCAGGGATGCAGAGGCAATCCGTCAACATGCACGCGATCGCAGCATTGCCCAAATTGCCTGGATAAAAGCTGATGGCTCACCAAAAATTGAGCCATTGCTTTAG
- a CDS encoding indolepyruvate ferredoxin oxidoreductase subunit alpha, with product MPHTIVTEVCEGVADCVDACPVACIHDGPGKNAKGTDWYWIDFATCIDCGICLQVCPVEGAILAEERPELQKTP from the coding sequence ATGCCGCACACGATTGTTACAGAAGTCTGTGAAGGCGTCGCTGACTGCGTAGATGCCTGTCCAGTTGCTTGTATTCATGATGGCCCAGGCAAAAATGCCAAGGGAACTGATTGGTACTGGATTGACTTTGCCACTTGCATCGACTGTGGTATCTGTCTCCAAGTTTGTCCTGTAGAAGGGGCAATTCTTGCAGAAGAAAGACCGGAGTTGCAAAAAACCCCTTAA
- a CDS encoding ABC transporter ATP-binding protein — MTNDYLLDVQNVHAGYIKDVDILQGVNFRVAPGELVTVIGPNGAGKSTLAKAIFGLLIPHTGTITFEGENIVGLKSNEIVQRGMCYVPQIANVFPSLSVEENLEMGAFVLNVPLKPIKDKIFTMFPRLSDRRRQRAGTLSGGERQMLAMGKALMLEPSLLILDEPSAALSPILVTQVFEQIKQINQAGTAIVLVEQNARKALEMANRGYVLESGRDAISGLGEELLNDPKVGELYLGAGKRH; from the coding sequence ATGACAAATGACTATTTACTAGATGTTCAAAATGTCCACGCTGGCTACATCAAAGATGTAGATATCCTGCAAGGAGTGAATTTCCGGGTTGCACCAGGGGAATTGGTAACAGTGATTGGCCCCAACGGTGCGGGAAAATCTACTTTAGCAAAAGCAATTTTTGGGCTTTTGATCCCCCACACAGGGACAATTACCTTCGAAGGTGAAAATATCGTGGGGCTAAAGTCCAATGAAATAGTCCAACGAGGAATGTGCTACGTACCGCAAATCGCCAATGTCTTCCCCTCCCTCAGTGTTGAAGAGAACTTGGAGATGGGTGCTTTTGTGCTTAACGTTCCTCTGAAACCAATTAAAGATAAAATATTTACTATGTTCCCCAGACTAAGCGATCGCCGTCGTCAACGCGCTGGTACCCTCTCTGGGGGAGAACGCCAGATGCTAGCGATGGGCAAAGCTTTGATGTTGGAACCTAGTTTGCTGATTTTAGATGAACCATCTGCTGCTTTGTCGCCGATTTTGGTGACACAAGTTTTTGAGCAGATAAAACAAATTAATCAGGCAGGTACTGCGATCGTATTAGTAGAACAAAATGCCCGTAAAGCTTTAGAGATGGCTAATCGTGGATATGTATTAGAATCGGGGCGCGATGCGATCTCCGGCCTTGGTGAAGAATTGTTGAATGACCCGAAAGTAGGTGAGCTATATCTGGGAGCAGGTAAGAGACATTAA
- a CDS encoding flavin-containing monooxygenase: MLDTTHKHLILGAGFVGLSMAEALKSASIPYEQVDASDDIGGNWYHGVYETAHIISSRKITQFTHFPMPDNYPDFPSAQNIRDYLNSFADHFELRKNIELNRRVSYVRPVENNLWEVTFDDGEQRIYKGIIICNGHHWCKRFPKFSGEFDGEIIHSKDYKNPQQLRGKRVLVIGGGNSACDIASEAARVGAKSVLSMRESVWFIPKTFIGVPISDLTEWWMPQWFQRFMTYIIILLTFGKHKDYGLPEPKYRIFDKHPTLNNEVPYYIKHGRITYKPEVRHLDGKEVEFADGSRETFDLIVCATGFHLAYPFLSPELQRVKGATVKCYGGSFLEDYKGIYYIGWGQARGGAGSVLSAFAPIFTRFLKLQDEIKIPVGLALKKMGQQLPTTHLEDPQKIFWELKLVNLFFQRMAQKAHRIDSQYSQFKNHPLPPLESPKQKQQISGDQSSIVNETVHSNASHQNFSVTKTKP; this comes from the coding sequence ATGTTGGACACTACTCACAAGCATTTAATTCTTGGGGCTGGTTTTGTCGGATTAAGTATGGCTGAAGCGCTCAAGAGCGCGAGTATTCCCTACGAGCAAGTTGATGCCAGCGATGACATTGGTGGAAATTGGTATCATGGTGTGTACGAAACTGCACACATTATTTCATCACGGAAGATTACCCAATTTACCCATTTTCCCATGCCGGATAATTATCCGGATTTTCCCAGCGCTCAAAATATACGGGATTATTTAAACTCCTTTGCTGACCATTTTGAGTTACGTAAAAATATTGAACTAAATCGTCGAGTTAGCTACGTGCGACCTGTTGAGAATAATCTCTGGGAAGTTACCTTTGATGATGGGGAACAGCGAATTTACAAAGGAATTATCATTTGTAATGGTCATCACTGGTGCAAACGTTTTCCCAAATTCTCAGGAGAATTTGATGGGGAGATAATTCACTCCAAAGATTATAAAAATCCTCAACAACTACGTGGTAAAAGAGTTTTGGTGATTGGTGGAGGGAATTCAGCTTGTGATATAGCCTCAGAAGCAGCTAGGGTAGGAGCTAAATCTGTGTTGAGTATGCGTGAATCTGTGTGGTTTATTCCCAAAACCTTTATAGGTGTTCCAATTTCTGATTTAACTGAATGGTGGATGCCACAATGGTTCCAGAGGTTTATGACTTATATAATTATTCTGCTTACCTTCGGTAAGCACAAAGATTATGGTCTACCCGAACCCAAATATCGAATTTTTGATAAGCACCCGACCTTAAATAATGAAGTGCCCTACTATATTAAACACGGTCGCATTACCTATAAACCAGAAGTACGACATTTGGATGGCAAAGAAGTTGAATTTGCGGATGGTAGCCGAGAAACTTTTGATTTAATTGTTTGTGCAACTGGTTTTCATCTTGCCTATCCATTTTTATCTCCAGAACTGCAACGGGTGAAAGGAGCAACAGTGAAATGTTATGGAGGGTCATTTCTTGAAGATTACAAAGGAATTTACTACATCGGTTGGGGACAAGCTAGAGGAGGTGCTGGTTCTGTATTGTCCGCTTTTGCACCCATATTTACCCGTTTTCTAAAACTCCAGGATGAAATTAAAATTCCTGTCGGGCTAGCCCTCAAAAAAATGGGACAGCAATTACCCACAACCCATCTTGAAGATCCGCAAAAGATTTTTTGGGAATTAAAATTAGTCAATCTGTTTTTTCAACGGATGGCTCAAAAAGCTCACCGAATCGATTCTCAATATTCCCAGTTTAAGAATCATCCACTCCCACCCTTGGAAAGTCCCAAACAAAAACAACAAATTTCCGGTGATCAGTCAAGCATTGTAAATGAGACAGTTCATTCCAATGCCTCACACCAAAATTTTTCTGTTACTAAAACTAAGCCATAA